AGTTAGTTTCAAAAGTAAACTAATAGATTATAACACGATTCATTAACAAAGCAAATAAAAAAGCACCTCCAAATGGAGGCACTTTATTACTTGGTAACGCGTTCATATAATGCGTTAATTTGTCGATTATTCAAAATAAGAATTGAGACAATAACTTCAATTGGCCACATGATGAATTGCTTGCCGACACGTGCCCACACCACTGGTGAAGACAATGCATCTGACAGACTAGTCAGCTGAACTGGCAAATAATGATACACTGCCAACAAATACGTATTCAAGATGGCGTTTGATAACATCAATTGAATCAGAATTGTGATGGCAATGCGAGCAACTGAAAGTTGCTCACGCTTGTAATAACTGATACCGAAAATCAAAGCATTCAGCACAGCGACTAAGGCAAACGGGAAAATATATGGCATACCGTGCATGAAATTCGTGACGAAATCAAGAATAAAAGCAACTAACATCCCCCAATAGGGACCAAACCACTTGGCAATCAATCCAATGGTAATAAAAGTGAAACTTACCTTGAGAAATGACGTCCCGACTGACATGAATGACAACGCTAATTCAAGCGCCATCAGCACACCTAACACCGCTACTTGCCCAGCTTGTAACCGTGACCAACCATTTACTGCTAATGTCTTCATTTGAAAACACCTCCTAAAAATTTTGGAGGGTTTCACTTAAAACGCTCAAAGAGCCCTTACAGTGAATGCGTCAACGATATCGCAACCGCAGTTTTCGTCCATGGCTCACATTCCGTTTCCATGACACTTAACGCATCGCTGACTACCCTGTATTGAATTGCTTCAATGGACACAAGTATACGCCTCCTTTATTTCAACCGCGTTTCAAAAGGGATCATTCATGTGCTTACGTTAAATTTCGTGGGAATGACCGCGGTAATGGTGCACTAATTGACCGGACGGTTCCTTCAAATGGCATGGGCACCCTAATCGAAGCCGCATGTAACATCAACCCGATGTCAGGTGTGGCTTGTGGATTATATAATGCATCACCAATTAGCGGGTGACCAATCGCTGCAAAATGCACGCGAATCTGATGGGTCCGCCCGGTTTCTAGTTCAATCCGTACCAAAGTATTTTGATACACCTGATGAATTTTCTGCCAATGTGTCAATGCTAAGCGCGCATTTGGCCCATTCACCTGCCGTAAGCGATCATGCACTGGATCCTCTCCAATTGGTAAATCAATGGTGCCCGCATTACTGGTCAATGCGCCGGTGACCCAGGCCAAATAGGTGCGTTTAATTTCTTTTTCACGTAAAAGTTCGTTTAAAATCGGCACAATATAAGGCTTTTTACCAACCAACATGGCCCCAGTCGTTTCACCATCCAAACGGTGCACCATATAAGCGTGCTGCCCCTGTGGTTGCAGGTAGGCTTCGACAAAATTCATCACCGTGCCATCTTCCCCTGGCGAATTTGGGTGTGATTTCATCCCCTTGGGCTTATTAATCACCAAAAAATCGGCAGTCTCAAACAGTACCGGTAAAACGACTCGATCATCCGGCACGTAGGCTGATTCTGGTGCAAAGTCAGCTTGTTCAAAGTGCATTGTTATGACATCCCCCGGCTGCAAGTTGGTTGATGTCGGTTGATAGTGGCCATTCAATAATACCCGGCGCTGCTGACGCAAACGACCCCGCAAGCGTCTTGGTACGTGCCACAACAACAATTGTTCTTTCAAGGTCACCGGGGCTTGATTTGCTGGTAACACAACTTCTTTTTCCCACATATTTTTTCTCTTCTTATTTCAAATTACGACGCCAAACCGGTTGTCTTCAATAATGAAAAAGACGACTGTCGTCGTCTTTTTTCGTGACTATAACTTAATAATCGACCGACCAACATGCGTACCCTGCTTAAACTGCGCCAAAACAGTGGGCAAAGCTGCAAACGCCACTTCATCGACGATGAGACTTTGCAAGGCCACTCGCCAGGTCGGGGCAGCCAGACGCCGCCAAATCAGCAATCGTTCTGCATGCGTTGCCAACACAGAGTCCACCCCAAGCAGGTTGATGCCCCGCAAAATAAATGGCAAAACATTGGTATTCAGCGATACCCCACCTGCATTACCAAGCGCTGCAACTGCACCGTTCGCCTGTACTTGTGGTAATACCGCAGCCAGTATGTCACCACCCACTGTATCAATCACAAAATCAAAAGTTTGTTTTTGTAATAATTTAGCCGCATGCGCCGTTAATTCAGTGGCCGTGATGACCCGCGTTGCCCCAAGTACTTCTAGTTGCAAACGGTATTCTTCTTTGCGTAGCGCCGCCGTGACATTTTCATACCCGGCCGCATGCAATAAGGCCACTGCAATGGTACCCACTCCACCCGTAGCGCCGGTGACTAGTATGCGTGGTTGCTGTGCGGCAGTCATGCCGTGGTTTTCCAGCTTGGTAATCGCCTGGGCAGCTGTAAATCCAGCAGTACCAACAATCATTGCCTCCCGGGTCGAAAAATTTTCATGTAAGGCAATGACCCAACTGGCTGGGACTTGGACGTACTCCGCCCAGCCACCTGGGTGATTTGTTCCCAGATCAAACCCCGTCACAACGACCAATTCACCCGGCACTAGCTCGGCAACCGTTGACTCAATGATGACACCGCTCACATCGATACCAGGTGTCATGGGGAATTGTCGAATCACACCACCATGCGTCTGGGTTGCCAAATAATCTTTATAATTGACTGCAGAATATTCGGTCTTAATTAACACGTTTCCTGCTGTAACCGCTTGGTGGGCCACATCCTGTAGTGATGTGACCACTTCACCTTGAATTTCTTCGACAACCCAGGCACGATAGCTCATTTGACTAACTCCTATTCTCGATTCTTGGCGACAAAAGCCTCCATACGATCCAAAGCTTCTAGCAAATCTTCATCAGAGGCCGCATATGAAATGCGGACAAAGTCGGCCGTAAATTTAGAAAAGGCGGCACCAGGTACGACAGCCACATGGCCTTCATTTGCCAAGCGCTTAGCAAACCCTGTCCCATCATTACCAAAGTCGGCTGGAATTTGGGCAAAGATATAAAATGCCCCTTCAGGATTCGTGACCTGAAAGCCCATTGCCTCTAGCCGTGGGACTAACATGTCCCGGCGACGCTTATAGACATCGCGCATCTCATCAGCGACATGCGCCGCCGAAGTGACCGCAACCAGTGCCCCATCTTGCAAAACCTTAGGCAAAGAGAATGTTAAGGTTGCATGAATCTTGGCCGCTTGCGCAATGAGATCTTTTTGACCAATCACAAAACCAATGCGGTAGCCGGTCATCGCATGCGACTTAGACAACCCGGTGATTAGAATGGTT
This is a stretch of genomic DNA from Weissella soli. It encodes these proteins:
- a CDS encoding RluA family pseudouridine synthase, with translation MWEKEVVLPANQAPVTLKEQLLLWHVPRRLRGRLRQQRRVLLNGHYQPTSTNLQPGDVITMHFEQADFAPESAYVPDDRVVLPVLFETADFLVINKPKGMKSHPNSPGEDGTVMNFVEAYLQPQGQHAYMVHRLDGETTGAMLVGKKPYIVPILNELLREKEIKRTYLAWVTGALTSNAGTIDLPIGEDPVHDRLRQVNGPNARLALTHWQKIHQVYQNTLVRIELETGRTHQIRVHFAAIGHPLIGDALYNPQATPDIGLMLHAASIRVPMPFEGTVRSISAPLPRSFPRNLT
- a CDS encoding folate family ECF transporter S component; the protein is MKTLAVNGWSRLQAGQVAVLGVLMALELALSFMSVGTSFLKVSFTFITIGLIAKWFGPYWGMLVAFILDFVTNFMHGMPYIFPFALVAVLNALIFGISYYKREQLSVARIAITILIQLMLSNAILNTYLLAVYHYLPVQLTSLSDALSSPVVWARVGKQFIMWPIEVIVSILILNNRQINALYERVTK
- a CDS encoding YhdH/YhfP family quinone oxidoreductase produces the protein MSYRAWVVEEIQGEVVTSLQDVAHQAVTAGNVLIKTEYSAVNYKDYLATQTHGGVIRQFPMTPGIDVSGVIIESTVAELVPGELVVVTGFDLGTNHPGGWAEYVQVPASWVIALHENFSTREAMIVGTAGFTAAQAITKLENHGMTAAQQPRILVTGATGGVGTIAVALLHAAGYENVTAALRKEEYRLQLEVLGATRVITATELTAHAAKLLQKQTFDFVIDTVGGDILAAVLPQVQANGAVAALGNAGGVSLNTNVLPFILRGINLLGVDSVLATHAERLLIWRRLAAPTWRVALQSLIVDEVAFAALPTVLAQFKQGTHVGRSIIKL